From a single Pseudocalidococcus azoricus BACA0444 genomic region:
- a CDS encoding DUF3007 family protein — MRRIDAIALGLAAVIMGAVIYGVLQLFGLDAQTAGVWSQAIFVIGLLAWLSTYFFRVFTKQMTYNQQLKDYEDAVLEKRLESLTPEELAQLQAEIEADSSDA, encoded by the coding sequence GTGCGGCGAATTGATGCCATTGCCCTAGGTCTGGCTGCTGTAATTATGGGGGCAGTCATCTATGGAGTTTTGCAACTGTTTGGTTTGGATGCCCAGACCGCCGGAGTTTGGAGTCAGGCCATCTTTGTCATCGGCTTACTGGCCTGGTTATCAACCTATTTTTTTCGGGTTTTTACCAAGCAAATGACCTATAACCAACAGCTTAAAGACTACGAAGATGCTGTCCTGGAAAAACGGCTGGAGTCCCTCACACCCGAAGAGCTAGCCCAACTACAAGCCGAGATAGAAGCCGACTCATCCGATGCTTGA
- the ndhL gene encoding NAD(P)H-quinone oxidoreductase subunit L: MSTIDLAVVATYGGLAGAYLLVLPFLTYLYLQKRWYVASSFERGFMYFLVMFFFPGMIVLAPFLNIRPQPRTLES; this comes from the coding sequence ATGAGCACAATAGATTTGGCAGTGGTCGCAACCTACGGGGGGCTGGCCGGGGCTTATCTCTTAGTCCTGCCTTTTTTGACCTATCTCTATCTCCAAAAACGCTGGTATGTGGCTAGCTCTTTTGAGCGGGGGTTCATGTACTTTTTGGTGATGTTCTTTTTTCCCGGCATGATTGTTTTAGCGCCCTTTTTGAACATTCGCCCCCAACCGCGGACGTTGGAGTCTTAG
- a CDS encoding efflux RND transporter periplasmic adaptor subunit: MLQRHWFASLVVGGTLLTGLGSCASEQAGAPPPPTVKVATVQAGMLVDTGTYNTQLQSRRAINLSPQVSGRIAQILVRSGVNVPQGAPLIQIDPSEQSAAVASQFAALQAAQATVETSRSELRALEAQRRSDLATLEFNRLQAERYTALFEQGAVSKEQAQSFILAYRTAQATLQSTDADIRAQQATIIENEKVLQQARANTQQQAVLLNWYTVNAPFAGNIGNIGPRVGDYVTPQTNLLTLTENQPLEIYINIPIERAADLRIGLPVELIDTSGKNIATSQVFFIDTTTNNNTQTILVKALYENRDNRLRANQQVQARVTWDQKPGVLVPTTAVSNLAGQNFVFVAEPSQDGKTVARQTAIQLGRIQGNNYQVLKGLQTNARIITSGIQRVRDGEPITPES, translated from the coding sequence ATGTTACAACGTCATTGGTTCGCCTCGCTAGTGGTGGGGGGTACTTTACTAACAGGCCTGGGAAGTTGCGCGAGTGAACAAGCTGGGGCTCCCCCTCCTCCTACAGTCAAAGTCGCTACCGTCCAAGCGGGGATGTTAGTTGACACGGGAACCTACAACACCCAACTCCAATCTCGCCGGGCCATCAACCTCAGCCCACAGGTCTCTGGACGAATTGCCCAAATTTTAGTTCGCTCAGGGGTGAATGTTCCCCAAGGCGCGCCGCTGATTCAAATTGATCCTTCAGAACAGTCCGCCGCCGTTGCCAGTCAATTTGCGGCCCTCCAGGCAGCCCAGGCCACTGTTGAAACCTCCCGTTCTGAATTGCGCGCCTTAGAAGCCCAACGTCGATCTGACTTGGCTACCCTGGAATTTAATCGTCTTCAGGCCGAACGATATACGGCCCTATTCGAGCAGGGGGCTGTTTCCAAGGAACAAGCTCAGTCCTTTATTTTGGCCTATCGCACCGCCCAGGCCACGCTCCAATCCACCGATGCCGATATTCGGGCCCAGCAGGCCACCATTATTGAAAATGAAAAGGTTTTACAACAGGCTCGGGCCAATACTCAACAACAGGCCGTCCTCCTGAACTGGTACACCGTCAATGCCCCTTTCGCGGGCAACATTGGCAACATTGGCCCGAGAGTGGGAGATTACGTTACACCCCAAACCAACCTCCTGACCTTGACCGAAAATCAACCCCTAGAAATTTATATCAACATCCCCATTGAACGGGCCGCAGATTTACGGATTGGCCTCCCCGTGGAACTGATTGACACGAGCGGAAAAAACATTGCCACCAGTCAGGTCTTCTTTATTGACACCACCACTAACAACAATACCCAGACAATTTTGGTTAAAGCCCTCTACGAAAATCGGGATAACCGACTCCGCGCTAACCAACAAGTCCAGGCCCGAGTGACTTGGGATCAAAAGCCCGGAGTTCTGGTGCCAACAACAGCCGTTTCCAATTTGGCGGGACAAAACTTTGTCTTTGTGGCCGAACCTAGTCAAGATGGGAAAACTGTGGCCCGACAAACGGCAATCCAACTGGGGCGGATCCAAGGTAATAATTACCAAGTCCTGAAAGGATTACAAACCAACGCCAGGATCATCACTTCGGGTATCCAGCGTGTCCGTGACGGTGAACCCATTACTCCTGAATCCTAG